One window of the Zea mays cultivar B73 chromosome 3, Zm-B73-REFERENCE-NAM-5.0, whole genome shotgun sequence genome contains the following:
- the LOC100501228 gene encoding uncharacterized protein isoform X1 yields MARTTEDDIEDVPCSDPGSPFLAEYHIAVPALHDGPTQGAARHERRLLDFLEATPSVQWLKKINLCSPLIKLRLPSTGAHGSLHAQFIRTIHWSSVFTVCKKWLKHPMNIALLIWLLCVGASGGMLVLLMLGLLNDAFPSKPLRNQWIEIDNQILNALFTLMSLYEHPNFIHHTVLLCRWLPEDAAKLRKVYCKNEMPRRNERAHISFVVALLHITCLCQYADCGLYWGYPSTSRSDFADNFFFILGIAAPVFAGLYAVYSPLGRGNDALSDEETNESGTVRVVESPETGTVVSNPAWAGGLFDCSEDPTACYLSFLCTFCVFGWNMERLGFGNMYVHTVIFLLLCVAPFWVFNVTAMNIHNYVLGDFIGAAGIVLCFFGLLYGGFWRIQMRKTFGLPRSRWCFGSASLTDYTQWLFCWPCVLAQEVRTGNLYDAKNGSFYEKVMDGDGVETDAGSVDTAELPVSCGVEEANGIDVKLTVDGEMIPPTQPVIECGEREGIDSEVVANEGPATEGWFELWYLAVQLLSDLACFILKGRWNE; encoded by the coding sequence ATGGCTCGGACCACTGAAGATGATATAGAAGATGTGCCGTGCTCAGATCCAGGTTCACCGTTTCTGGCTGAATATCATATCGCAGTTCCTGCTCTTCATGATGGACCAACGCAAGGTGCAGCTCGTCATGAGCGACGGCTTCTTGATTTCCTGGAAGCCACTCCCTCGGTGCAGTGGCTAAAGAAGATCAACCTTTGCTCCCCGTTGATAAAACTCCGGCTTCCATCCACTGGCGCCCATGGCAGCCTTCATGCTCAGTTCATCAGAACGATCCACTGGAGTTCAGTTTTCACTGTATGCAAGAAATGGCTCAAGCATCCTATGAACATAGCTCTCCTAATATGGCTGCTCTGTGTTGGTGCCTCTGGTGGCATGCTAGTCTTACTAATGTTGGGACTGCTGAACGACGCATTCCCTTCCAAGCCCTTAAGGAACCAGTGGATAGAGATCGACAATCAAATACTTAACGCCCTCTTCACCCTCATGAGCTTATACGAGCACCCAAATTTCATCCACCACACTGTTCTCCTCTGCCGGTGGCTGCCAGAGGACGCTGCTAAGCTCAGGAAAGTTTACTGCAAGAATGAGATGCCCCGTCGAAATGAGCGAGCACACATATCCTTTGTGGTTGCCCTCCTCCACATCACTTGCTTATGCCAGTATGCTGATTGTGGGCTGTACTGGGGCTACCCCAGCACATCACGCTCTGATTTTGCCgacaacttcttcttcatccTAGGCATAGCTGCACCAGTCTTTGCTGGGCTATACGCAGTGTACAGTCCTCTTGGCAGAGGCAACGATGCTCTGTCTGATGAAGAAACCAATGAATCAGGCACGGTTCGGGTCGTCGAGTCGCCTGAAACAGGAACTGTGGTGAGCAATCCCGCATGGGCTGGCGGGCTGTTTGACTGCAGCGAGGACCCCACTGCATGCTACCTCTCTTTCCTCTGCACGTTCTGCGTGTTTGGGTGGAACATGGAGCGGCTTGGATTCGGCAACATGTATGTGCACACGGTCATCTTCCTGCTTCTGTGTGTTGCGCCGTTCTGGGTGTTCAATGTCACGGCAATGAACATCCACAACTACGTCCTCGGTGATTTCATCGGCGCTGCAGGGATCGTGCTGTGTTTCTTTGGTCTGCTGTACGGTGGTTTCTGGAGGATCCAGATGAGGAAGACATTTGGGCTGCCCAGAAGCAGGTGGTGCTTCGGATCGGCGTCACTAACAGACTACACGCAGTGGCTATTCTGCTGGCCTTGCGTGCTTGCACAGGAGGTGCGCACGGGGAATCTATACGACGCGAAGAACGGCAGCTTCTATGAGAAAGTTATGGACGGCGATGGTGTGGAGACTGATGCGGGATCAGTGGATACGGCCGAATTGCCGGTCTCTTGTGGAGTAGAAGAGGCGAACGGTATCGATGTCAAACTCACGGTGGATGGTGAAATGATCCCACCCACCCAACCAGTAATAGAATGTGGGGAGAGGGAAGGGATCGATTCAGAAGTCGTGGCAAATGAAGGACCCGCAACTGAAGGATGGTTTGAGTTATGGTATTTAGCTGTTCAGTTGCTTAGTGATTTAGCTTGTTTTATATTAAAAGGACGATGGAACGAATAG